A single genomic interval of Bacillaceae bacterium S4-13-56 harbors:
- a CDS encoding KinB-signaling pathway activation protein, whose protein sequence is MTSQKWVRLFFTTLFLGGGVTLLTSFFVKSSDYLVAIEDGDYLKLLGTLLYFIFLGLIFSLVSQMGFFAYLTVHQFGLGMFRKLWSPVQILIIAFTLFDLSYFRYNRFANEGDAWSSYVVVPIVLLIFGLLVSYVKTKETNRNAFIPALFFMVTVTSIEWVPAIRTNNSDSMMLMLVTLLTCNTYQLLLLHRINKDKKQ, encoded by the coding sequence TTGACGAGCCAAAAATGGGTACGTTTATTTTTTACAACGCTTTTTCTCGGGGGAGGAGTTACACTTCTAACCAGTTTTTTTGTAAAGAGTTCTGATTATTTGGTTGCTATAGAAGATGGTGACTATTTAAAGCTTTTAGGAACGCTTTTATATTTTATATTTTTAGGTCTAATCTTTAGTTTAGTTAGCCAAATGGGCTTTTTTGCCTATTTAACCGTTCACCAATTTGGGTTAGGAATGTTTCGGAAACTATGGAGTCCTGTGCAAATTCTAATTATTGCCTTTACTTTGTTTGATTTAAGTTATTTCCGATATAACCGCTTTGCAAATGAAGGGGATGCATGGAGTTCTTATGTTGTTGTTCCGATAGTGCTGCTGATCTTTGGCTTATTAGTTTCATATGTAAAAACAAAAGAAACAAATCGTAATGCATTTATTCCTGCCCTGTTTTTTATGGTAACAGTAACATCAATTGAATGGGTTCCTGCCATTCGGACAAATAATTCTGATTCCATGATGCTCATGCTAGTTACTTTATTAACCTGTAACACATACCAGCTACTACTTCTTCATAG
- the gerD gene encoding spore germination lipoprotein GerD, with amino-acid sequence MGARIVIVFTTLFFLVFTGCSGNPSGASEEANYEETKKMVVDLLKTDDGKKAIQEVMADEKMQQMLVMDSITVKESIEASLQSDKGKEFWKKLFEDPEFVKTFIKSTEEDQQKMMKDLMNDSEYQAKMLEILQDPQMMEQITKIVKSQEFRSHLEKVVTETFESPVFKAKISDILLKAAEEMQKSGGQGGQSGGGEQGSGGGESGGGEGDGGGGGQ; translated from the coding sequence ATGGGTGCACGCATCGTAATCGTTTTTACCACCCTATTTTTTTTAGTTTTTACCGGTTGTTCCGGTAATCCTTCTGGCGCTAGTGAAGAAGCGAACTATGAAGAAACCAAAAAAATGGTGGTAGATCTGCTCAAAACAGATGATGGAAAAAAGGCCATTCAGGAAGTAATGGCTGATGAGAAGATGCAACAAATGCTCGTAATGGATTCCATTACAGTAAAAGAATCAATAGAGGCCTCTCTGCAGTCTGATAAAGGAAAGGAATTTTGGAAGAAATTATTTGAAGATCCTGAGTTTGTTAAGACTTTTATCAAATCCACTGAAGAAGATCAGCAGAAGATGATGAAAGATTTGATGAACGATTCTGAGTATCAAGCCAAAATGTTAGAAATTCTCCAGGATCCACAAATGATGGAACAAATAACAAAGATTGTGAAGAGCCAAGAGTTCCGCAGTCATTTAGAAAAAGTAGTAACAGAAACCTTTGAAAGCCCTGTTTTTAAAGCCAAAATTTCCGACATACTATTGAAAGCAGCAGAAGAAATGCAGAAAAGCGGCGGACAAGGTGGGCAATCAGGCGGCGGTGAACAAGGTTCTGGCGGTGGAGAAAGTGGTGGTGGAGAAGGTGATGGCGGAGGCGGAGGCCAATAA